The Ammoniphilus oxalaticus genome includes a region encoding these proteins:
- a CDS encoding YbjQ family protein gives MLMTTTSTVQGREVETYISVVSSEVILGANVVRDFLAGITDFIGGRSGAYETKLSEGREVALRELEEKAKRFGANAVIGIDLDFETLREGMMMVIATGTAVKIK, from the coding sequence GTGTTAATGACAACGACAAGCACGGTGCAAGGTAGGGAAGTTGAAACCTATATTTCTGTCGTTTCCAGTGAAGTAATCTTGGGAGCGAATGTGGTTCGGGATTTTTTAGCGGGGATTACGGATTTTATCGGCGGCAGAAGCGGAGCGTATGAGACTAAATTATCTGAAGGACGCGAAGTGGCTTTACGTGAGCTGGAAGAAAAAGCGAAGCGGTTTGGGGCCAATGCGGTAATCGGGATTGATCTCGACTTTGAAACGTTGCGTGAAGGAATGATGATGGTCATCGCTACGGGAACCGCTGTAAAAATTAAGTAA
- the pruA gene encoding L-glutamate gamma-semialdehyde dehydrogenase translates to MVTPFRPEPFTDFTNEQQQLEYKQALLHVQQQLGKDYELIIDGERIRTENKIVSINPANTDQVIGVVAKADVALAEKAIQTAAKTFESWKSVAPEQRARYLFKAAAILRRRKHEFSAWLTVEAGKSWPEADADTAEAIDFMEYYARQMLRLAERQPLTRLAGEDNELYYIPLGVGIVIPPWNFPLAIMVGMTTAALVAGNTVVLKPASATPIIAAKFMEVLEEAGVPAGVVNYLPGQGSEIGDYLVDHPLTRFISFTGSREVGLRIHERAAKVQSGQKWMKRFIAEMGGKDAIVVDKEADLELAAQGIVTSAFGFSGQKCSACSRAIIHQDVYDQVLDRVTALTEQLTVGDPQDPTFYTGPVIDQQAYQKTLDYIEIGKKEGVLVTGGKRGDGPGYFIQPTVFSDVHPKARIMQEEIFGPVVAFTKARDFDHALEIANQTEYGLTGSVYSTNRVHLEKARESFHTGNLYFNRKCTGAIVGVHPFGGFNMSGTNSKAGGPDYLSLFTQAKLVSERL, encoded by the coding sequence TTGGTAACGCCGTTTCGTCCTGAACCGTTTACCGATTTTACAAACGAACAACAACAATTGGAATACAAACAAGCGTTGCTCCATGTTCAACAGCAACTTGGCAAGGATTATGAGTTGATTATTGATGGAGAGAGAATCAGAACGGAAAATAAGATTGTCTCGATCAACCCGGCGAACACAGATCAAGTGATAGGCGTTGTCGCAAAAGCGGATGTGGCTCTTGCTGAAAAAGCGATCCAAACAGCGGCAAAGACGTTTGAAAGTTGGAAGTCCGTTGCGCCTGAACAACGGGCGCGCTATTTGTTTAAAGCGGCGGCGATTTTAAGAAGGCGAAAACATGAATTTTCCGCGTGGTTGACAGTTGAAGCGGGGAAAAGTTGGCCGGAAGCGGACGCGGATACAGCGGAAGCGATTGATTTTATGGAATACTACGCCAGGCAAATGTTGCGTCTAGCGGAACGTCAACCGTTGACACGGCTTGCGGGTGAAGACAATGAGCTCTACTATATTCCGCTAGGCGTTGGAATTGTCATACCGCCATGGAATTTTCCGTTAGCGATTATGGTTGGGATGACGACTGCCGCCCTAGTAGCAGGGAATACGGTCGTGCTGAAGCCAGCAAGCGCCACACCGATCATTGCCGCAAAGTTTATGGAAGTTTTGGAGGAGGCGGGTGTGCCCGCGGGAGTGGTTAACTACTTGCCTGGGCAAGGTTCGGAAATTGGTGACTACTTAGTGGACCATCCGTTAACACGATTTATCAGTTTTACGGGGTCACGGGAAGTTGGATTGCGGATCCATGAACGAGCGGCCAAGGTCCAGTCAGGACAAAAGTGGATGAAACGTTTTATCGCTGAAATGGGTGGAAAAGATGCGATCGTTGTAGATAAAGAGGCTGATTTGGAGTTAGCGGCGCAAGGCATTGTTACGTCTGCGTTTGGATTTTCTGGTCAAAAGTGCTCGGCATGTTCGCGGGCAATCATCCATCAGGATGTGTACGATCAAGTTTTGGATAGGGTGACGGCATTGACTGAACAACTAACCGTCGGTGACCCCCAAGACCCCACCTTTTATACGGGGCCTGTGATAGATCAGCAAGCGTATCAAAAAACGCTGGACTATATTGAGATCGGGAAGAAGGAAGGCGTGTTAGTCACAGGTGGCAAGCGTGGAGACGGTCCAGGATATTTCATTCAACCGACGGTCTTTTCCGATGTCCACCCTAAAGCGAGGATCATGCAAGAAGAAATATTTGGACCTGTCGTTGCCTTTACAAAAGCTCGCGATTTTGACCATGCTTTAGAAATTGCCAACCAGACAGAATATGGATTGACAGGATCTGTGTATTCAACCAATCGAGTACACTTAGAAAAAGCGAGGGAATCGTTCCACACCGGAAATTTGTATTTTAATCGGAAGTGCACGGGAGCGATCGTTGGCGTTCACCCATTTGGCGGATTTAATATGTCAGGGACAAACTCAAAAGCGGGCGGCCCTGACTACTTATCCCTCTTTACACAAGCAAAACTTGTTTCTGAAAGGCTTTAA
- a CDS encoding nucleotidyltransferase substrate binding protein — translation MSKERLFERLNDYKRATTRLNEATKIQPIEDIVYDGVIQRFEFTFELSWKLMKQFLEYNGISEIRSPRSTIREAFTYGLIKDEEQWIDMMVDWNKTSHLYDEEEVKLIYEKIKSYYSDLLSNLYGRIEEEMTKVK, via the coding sequence ATGAGCAAGGAAAGGCTCTTCGAGAGGCTGAATGATTATAAACGAGCGACGACTAGATTAAATGAAGCAACCAAGATTCAACCGATTGAGGATATTGTTTATGATGGTGTCATTCAGCGATTTGAATTCACTTTCGAACTGAGTTGGAAGTTGATGAAACAGTTCTTAGAATACAATGGAATTAGTGAAATAAGAAGTCCTCGCTCTACGATCCGAGAGGCATTTACTTATGGATTAATTAAAGATGAGGAACAGTGGATCGATATGATGGTAGATTGGAATAAGACTTCTCATCTTTATGACGAAGAGGAAGTTAAACTCATTTATGAAAAAATAAAAAGTTACTACAGCGATCTTTTATCCAACTTGTACGGGAGGATAGAGGAAGAGATGACAAAGGTAAAGTAA
- a CDS encoding MraY family glycosyltransferase: MISYVVVSLFTFIAVYLLIPVTKRWAERLGVVDRPNSRKIHSRPIPLSGGLAIYLGTNVTLFLFFDITPLHIALSWGGFILLLIGLVDDWYKSKGQDFPAWAKLIGQVASAALVYMIGIRFFGIRQFWTEEGLYLFPNWLAFIATVIWIVAFVNMINFLDGMDGLAGGITVISSLTLFTIAILRQQADVAVLAVILIGGSLAFLRHNFHPATIFLGDAGSMFLGYAIGVTSLYGAMKSATAVTFLVTILAFGVPFFDTIQVVFARLRAGIPIYHADKRHVHHRLLKTGLTQTQAVLVIYAIGIGFSILSLALYLFSS, translated from the coding sequence ATGATTTCGTATGTAGTCGTTTCCCTTTTTACGTTTATAGCCGTGTATCTGTTAATTCCAGTGACCAAAAGATGGGCTGAGCGATTGGGAGTCGTGGATCGACCGAATTCCCGCAAAATCCATAGTCGTCCGATCCCGTTATCGGGTGGGCTGGCTATTTATCTCGGAACCAATGTTACTTTGTTTTTGTTTTTTGACATCACGCCGCTTCATATCGCATTAAGTTGGGGCGGATTCATTTTGTTGTTGATTGGATTGGTTGATGATTGGTACAAATCAAAAGGACAAGACTTTCCCGCTTGGGCGAAATTAATCGGTCAAGTGGCAAGCGCGGCTCTTGTTTATATGATTGGTATCCGTTTTTTCGGAATTAGACAGTTTTGGACGGAAGAGGGGTTGTACCTGTTTCCCAATTGGCTTGCATTTATAGCGACGGTCATTTGGATCGTTGCTTTTGTCAATATGATTAATTTTCTAGATGGGATGGATGGGTTAGCCGGCGGGATTACGGTGATTTCTTCGCTGACGTTATTTACGATCGCGATACTGCGGCAACAAGCCGATGTCGCCGTCCTTGCGGTGATTTTAATCGGCGGTAGCCTCGCTTTTCTCAGACATAATTTTCATCCTGCAACCATTTTTTTAGGTGATGCCGGTTCGATGTTTTTAGGATATGCGATCGGGGTCACGTCTTTATACGGAGCGATGAAAAGCGCGACAGCTGTCACCTTTTTAGTCACCATTTTAGCGTTTGGCGTGCCTTTTTTCGATACGATTCAAGTCGTTTTCGCTCGGTTACGGGCGGGAATTCCCATTTATCACGCGGACAAGCGACACGTTCACCACCGCTTATTAAAAACGGGCTTAACGCAAACACAGGCCGTGCTAGTTATTTACGCGATTGGGATTGGTTTTTCTATCCTCTCATTAGCGTTGTACCTATTTTCCAGTTAA
- the gatC gene encoding Asp-tRNA(Asn)/Glu-tRNA(Gln) amidotransferase subunit GatC: MSGITKEQVEHVADLARLNLSDEEAEKYTIQLNDILTFFEKLKDVDTTNVEPTSHVMPIYNVMREDENRPSVKREEALKNAPDHDEGHFKVPAVMEE; encoded by the coding sequence ATGAGCGGGATTACCAAAGAGCAAGTGGAGCATGTTGCTGATCTTGCGCGACTGAATCTTTCCGATGAGGAAGCAGAAAAGTACACGATCCAGCTGAATGATATTTTAACTTTCTTTGAAAAGCTTAAAGATGTGGACACAACTAACGTGGAACCGACGAGTCATGTCATGCCGATCTACAATGTGATGAGGGAAGATGAAAACAGACCTTCTGTCAAGCGTGAGGAAGCATTGAAAAATGCCCCGGATCATGATGAAGGACATTTTAAAGTTCCAGCGGTAATGGAAGAATAG
- the gatB gene encoding Asp-tRNA(Asn)/Glu-tRNA(Gln) amidotransferase subunit GatB: protein MNYETVIGLEVHAELSTNTKIFCGCPTEFGAPPNTHTCPICLGHPGVLPLLNKRAVEFAIKASLALNCQIGEISKFDRKNYFYPDLPKAYQISQQDQPIGQNGWIDIVVNGETKRIRINRLHLEEDAGKLIHSDYDDATLADYNRSGVPLVEIVSEADLRSPEEARAYLEKVRSILQYCEVSDVRMEEGSLRCDANISLRPFGQAEFGTKAELKNMNSFRNVQRGLEYEQIRQAELLNKGELIVQETRRWDDANARTLSMRGKEEANDYRYFPDPDLVHLEISRDWVEEIKTTIPELPDARQARYVEDYGLSQTDAAILTSSKDISDFFQQSVETGADARQVSNWIMGDLMGYLNAEQIELKNIKMTPASFAEMIKLIEKGTISTKIAKTVFGEMLETGKAPEQIVEEKGLVQISDEGAIREAALEAISNHPQSVQDYKEGKTKAIGFLVGQVMRATKGKANPGMVNQLLKDELDKL, encoded by the coding sequence ATGAATTACGAAACGGTTATCGGTTTAGAAGTGCATGCTGAGTTATCAACGAATACGAAGATTTTCTGTGGGTGTCCAACTGAATTTGGGGCGCCGCCGAATACACATACGTGTCCGATTTGTTTAGGTCATCCTGGCGTATTGCCGTTGCTTAATAAACGAGCCGTAGAGTTTGCGATTAAAGCGTCGCTTGCCCTAAATTGTCAGATCGGTGAAATTTCAAAATTTGACCGCAAGAACTATTTTTACCCTGACTTGCCGAAAGCTTATCAAATCTCGCAACAAGATCAACCGATCGGTCAAAATGGTTGGATTGATATTGTCGTAAATGGAGAAACGAAACGGATTCGGATTAACCGTCTACACTTAGAGGAAGACGCGGGGAAATTGATCCACTCCGATTATGATGACGCCACGCTAGCTGACTATAATCGTTCTGGTGTGCCGCTGGTGGAAATTGTTTCAGAAGCAGATCTGCGCAGTCCCGAGGAAGCGCGCGCTTATTTAGAAAAAGTTCGTTCCATTCTGCAATATTGTGAAGTGTCTGATGTAAGGATGGAGGAAGGTTCCTTACGTTGCGACGCCAACATTAGTTTGCGCCCATTTGGACAAGCAGAATTTGGCACAAAGGCGGAACTTAAAAATATGAACTCATTCCGAAACGTGCAACGTGGACTTGAATATGAACAAATTCGCCAAGCGGAGTTACTCAACAAAGGGGAACTGATCGTTCAAGAAACGCGTCGTTGGGATGACGCCAATGCCCGCACACTATCGATGCGAGGGAAAGAAGAAGCGAACGATTACCGCTACTTCCCGGATCCGGACCTCGTTCATCTCGAAATTAGTCGCGATTGGGTTGAAGAAATTAAAACGACAATTCCTGAACTTCCGGATGCGAGACAAGCTCGATATGTTGAAGATTACGGATTGTCACAGACGGACGCGGCTATTTTAACAAGTTCAAAGGATATCTCTGACTTTTTCCAACAATCCGTGGAAACGGGCGCTGACGCGAGACAAGTGTCCAATTGGATTATGGGTGATTTAATGGGCTATTTAAACGCCGAACAAATCGAATTAAAAAACATTAAAATGACACCCGCTTCCTTTGCCGAAATGATCAAACTCATTGAAAAAGGCACGATCAGCACGAAAATCGCTAAAACCGTGTTTGGCGAAATGTTGGAAACGGGGAAAGCGCCTGAACAGATCGTCGAAGAAAAAGGATTGGTTCAAATTAGCGACGAAGGTGCGATCCGCGAGGCAGCGCTTGAAGCGATTTCGAACCATCCGCAATCGGTTCAAGACTACAAAGAAGGCAAGACCAAAGCGATCGGTTTCTTAGTGGGACAAGTGATGCGAGCGACCAAAGGGAAAGCAAATCCCGGCATGGTTAATCAGTTGCTTAAAGATGAATTGGACAAGCTATAA
- the rlmD gene encoding 23S rRNA (uracil(1939)-C(5))-methyltransferase RlmD: MSKKQVIPVKKNEQIELIVSDLSHDGQGVGRFEGYTLFIPQALPGERIKAQVMQTGKKYGFAKMLEVLQPNEHRVKPDCPLFDQCGGCALQHLNYEEQLAQKRILVEDNLRRIGKIEHAVVHPTVGMEDPWRYRNKAQVPFGEEEGGLVAGFYAPRSHQIINMESCLIQHQKSDEIIELVKEVATSLCIRAYDEQTGTGLLRHVIVRVGFQTGEIMVVLIINDDKLPEKDKLVNQLINEVDGLKSIVLNINKRKTNVIMGERTKVIWGEPHIHDYIGNVKFAISARSFYQVNPVQTEVLYNQALAFANLSGTETVIDAYCGIGTISLFLAQKARQVYGVEIVPEAIADAKRNARLNAMDNVEFAVGEAEKIIPWWYAQGIVADVVVVDPPRKGCDQQLLDTLIKMKPQRIVYVSCNPGTLARDLRILEDGGYVTKEVQPVDMFPQTMHVECVALVELRV; the protein is encoded by the coding sequence ATGAGTAAAAAACAAGTGATTCCGGTAAAAAAAAATGAACAAATAGAACTAATAGTATCCGACCTCAGTCACGATGGACAGGGTGTGGGAAGGTTTGAAGGTTATACCTTGTTTATCCCGCAAGCATTGCCAGGTGAACGGATCAAAGCGCAAGTGATGCAAACAGGCAAAAAATATGGGTTTGCCAAAATGCTCGAGGTTTTACAACCGAACGAACATCGCGTTAAACCCGATTGTCCACTTTTCGATCAGTGTGGCGGGTGCGCTTTGCAGCATCTGAATTATGAAGAACAGCTAGCTCAGAAAAGGATACTAGTAGAGGACAATTTGCGGCGCATCGGGAAAATAGAACACGCCGTTGTTCATCCGACAGTAGGAATGGAGGACCCGTGGCGTTATCGAAATAAGGCGCAGGTGCCGTTTGGCGAGGAAGAAGGTGGGCTTGTCGCTGGATTCTATGCCCCTCGCAGCCATCAAATTATTAATATGGAATCGTGCTTAATTCAGCATCAAAAAAGTGATGAAATCATCGAGTTGGTAAAAGAAGTGGCTACCTCCCTTTGCATTCGAGCGTACGATGAGCAAACGGGAACAGGCCTGCTCCGCCATGTCATTGTGAGAGTCGGCTTCCAAACAGGGGAGATTATGGTTGTTTTGATCATCAACGATGATAAACTTCCAGAAAAAGACAAGCTAGTTAATCAACTGATTAATGAAGTGGACGGCTTAAAAAGCATTGTCCTCAATATAAATAAACGGAAAACGAATGTGATTATGGGCGAACGAACGAAAGTCATTTGGGGCGAACCGCATATACACGACTACATCGGCAACGTAAAATTTGCAATCTCCGCTCGCTCCTTTTACCAAGTTAATCCCGTTCAAACCGAAGTCCTTTACAATCAAGCGCTGGCTTTTGCCAATCTATCTGGAACCGAAACCGTGATCGACGCCTACTGTGGGATCGGCACCATCTCTTTGTTTTTGGCGCAAAAAGCGAGACAGGTATACGGAGTTGAGATCGTGCCAGAAGCGATTGCTGACGCGAAGCGCAATGCGCGCTTGAATGCGATGGACAATGTGGAGTTTGCCGTTGGCGAGGCGGAGAAGATTATACCTTGGTGGTACGCGCAGGGCATTGTCGCTGACGTCGTTGTTGTGGACCCGCCGCGCAAAGGCTGTGATCAACAACTGTTAGATACGCTGATCAAAATGAAGCCGCAACGCATCGTCTACGTATCGTGCAACCCCGGCACGTTAGCTCGGGATCTACGGATTTTGGAAGACGGTGGATATGTGACGAAAGAAGTTCAACCCGTTGATATGTTTCCGCAAACGATGCATGTGGAGTGTGTTGCGTTGGTAGAGTTAAGGGTATAG
- a CDS encoding diacylglycerol kinase, whose amino-acid sequence MKRARLIYNPSSGREEFQRRLPEVLDLFEQVGYETSCHATKGAGDASLAASLAIERNFDLIIAAGGDGTLHEVVNGMAERDNRPPLGIIPAGTTNDFARALGLPLRNVLGASRSIIEGQPRAVDIGKINNRYFINIAGGGALTDLTYEVPTRLKTLLGQLAYYIKGIEKLPFIRPSRVRIETDEQIIDEEITLFLISNSNSVGGLEKVAPHADLTDGLFDCIILRKTSLPDLVRIATNVIRGDHIKDPQVIYFQTKQLKVTSSSQVMLNLDGELGGQLPMSFSVLPQHIEVIMPQEQVKI is encoded by the coding sequence ATGAAACGCGCTCGTTTAATTTATAATCCTTCATCGGGTAGGGAAGAATTTCAAAGGAGATTGCCTGAGGTTTTAGATCTATTTGAGCAGGTCGGCTATGAAACATCTTGTCACGCTACAAAAGGAGCAGGGGATGCGTCCCTAGCGGCATCGCTAGCAATTGAACGAAACTTTGATTTAATCATCGCCGCGGGTGGAGATGGAACACTCCATGAAGTCGTTAATGGCATGGCTGAAAGAGACAACCGTCCGCCGCTCGGCATCATTCCCGCGGGAACAACCAATGACTTTGCGCGCGCGTTGGGACTGCCTTTGCGAAATGTACTCGGGGCTAGTCGCAGTATTATAGAAGGACAACCACGCGCCGTTGACATTGGTAAAATAAACAATCGTTATTTTATCAATATTGCTGGTGGCGGAGCCTTAACTGATTTAACCTATGAAGTGCCAACGAGATTAAAGACGCTGTTGGGACAGCTTGCTTATTACATAAAAGGAATTGAGAAACTTCCCTTTATTCGTCCGAGTCGGGTGCGAATCGAAACCGATGAGCAAATCATTGATGAAGAGATCACACTTTTTTTGATCTCAAACAGCAATTCGGTTGGCGGTCTTGAAAAGGTGGCGCCGCATGCGGATTTAACAGATGGATTATTCGACTGTATTATTTTACGAAAGACTTCGCTGCCCGATCTAGTTCGGATTGCGACGAATGTCATTAGAGGGGATCATATTAAAGATCCACAGGTAATTTATTTTCAAACGAAACAGTTGAAGGTGACTTCATCTTCACAAGTAATGTTAAACCTCGATGGGGAGTTAGGCGGACAACTGCCGATGAGCTTTTCGGTTTTACCCCAACACATTGAAGTGATCATGCCGCAGGAACAGGTGAAAATATGA
- the gatA gene encoding Asp-tRNA(Asn)/Glu-tRNA(Gln) amidotransferase subunit GatA, protein MSIFDKKITELHNALEQKQVSVSELIDASFQRIKQTDDQLKAFLTLNEEQAKQKAKQLDEQGSLQGERGLLFGLPIAVKDNIVTEHVTTTAGSKMLENYDPIYNATVMDRICASESILIGKTNMDEFGMGGSTENSAFQVTVNPWNKEYVPGGSSGGSAAAVAARQAFFALGSDTGGSIRQPAAYCGVVGLKPTYGLVSRFGLISYASSLDTIGPITKNVEDAAYLLSVLAAHDPYDSTSADVDVPDYISALNGNVKGLKVGVPKELLGEGVDQEIKDKIQQALKTLEGMGAIVEEVSLPHTEYAVPTYYILGPSEASSNLARYDGVRFGMRSESGNDLIQMYKETRSQGFGAEVKRRIMLGTYALSSGYYDAYYKKAQQVRTLIKQDFDELFANYDVLIGPTTPTTAYKIGEKVADPLKMYLNDICTAPVNLAGIPAISVPCGLTNDGLPVGLQIMGKHFDESTVLRVAHAFEQQTDHHSARPQL, encoded by the coding sequence ATGTCCATTTTTGATAAGAAGATTACGGAACTACATAATGCGTTAGAGCAAAAGCAAGTGTCTGTTTCAGAATTGATCGATGCCTCTTTTCAAAGAATTAAACAAACAGACGATCAATTAAAAGCCTTTTTGACGCTGAATGAAGAACAAGCGAAACAAAAGGCGAAACAATTAGATGAGCAAGGCAGTCTGCAAGGAGAACGAGGCCTCTTGTTTGGTTTGCCGATCGCCGTGAAGGATAACATTGTAACCGAACATGTCACGACAACGGCGGGCAGTAAAATGTTAGAAAACTACGATCCGATTTACAATGCGACGGTGATGGATCGAATTTGCGCCTCCGAATCCATTTTAATCGGAAAAACAAATATGGATGAGTTCGGGATGGGTGGTTCAACGGAAAACTCAGCTTTCCAAGTAACGGTGAACCCATGGAATAAGGAATATGTGCCCGGAGGATCGAGCGGCGGTTCTGCAGCTGCAGTCGCGGCCCGTCAAGCTTTCTTTGCGCTTGGATCGGATACAGGGGGATCGATTCGACAACCAGCCGCTTATTGTGGCGTTGTTGGATTAAAGCCAACTTATGGCTTAGTTTCTCGTTTTGGCCTTATTTCTTATGCTTCATCATTGGATACGATTGGACCCATCACGAAGAATGTGGAGGACGCGGCGTATCTTCTTTCTGTTTTGGCTGCTCATGATCCATATGATTCCACATCCGCGGACGTGGACGTACCCGACTATATTTCTGCTTTAAACGGGAATGTGAAAGGTCTCAAAGTGGGCGTGCCCAAAGAATTGCTTGGCGAAGGAGTCGACCAAGAAATTAAGGACAAGATTCAACAAGCATTAAAAACGTTGGAAGGGATGGGCGCGATCGTCGAGGAAGTTTCTTTGCCTCATACGGAATATGCTGTTCCTACCTATTATATTTTGGGCCCATCGGAAGCTTCGTCTAATCTTGCTCGTTATGATGGTGTTCGCTTTGGGATGCGCAGTGAAAGCGGAAACGACCTGATTCAGATGTATAAAGAGACGAGAAGTCAAGGTTTTGGAGCGGAAGTGAAGCGTCGAATTATGCTCGGAACGTATGCCCTTAGCTCGGGTTACTATGACGCCTATTATAAAAAGGCCCAGCAAGTTCGAACGTTGATCAAACAAGATTTTGACGAATTGTTTGCTAATTATGATGTGCTGATTGGACCGACAACGCCGACAACGGCTTATAAGATCGGGGAGAAAGTCGCTGATCCATTAAAAATGTATCTGAATGACATCTGCACGGCGCCAGTTAATTTGGCGGGAATCCCTGCGATTAGTGTACCTTGCGGTTTAACGAACGACGGATTGCCTGTTGGATTGCAAATTATGGGTAAACACTTTGACGAATCGACAGTCTTGCGCGTCGCTCACGCATTTGAACAGCAGACTGATCATCATTCAGCGCGTCCGCAGCTGTAA
- a CDS encoding DUF5316 domain-containing protein, whose product MKSIGIGLSILLCTSIASFLLQDWGIIYRIGGGVGGLFLFAAGLLSGAFISGDRNRANFSNESNEETRRRHALFRKLFLIGIPNLVVAIIVYILL is encoded by the coding sequence ATGAAATCAATTGGAATAGGATTAAGTATCCTGTTATGCACATCTATAGCGTCTTTTTTACTTCAAGACTGGGGTATTATTTATCGAATTGGCGGAGGTGTAGGTGGCTTATTTTTATTTGCGGCTGGGCTATTATCAGGCGCGTTTATCAGTGGGGATAGAAATAGAGCCAATTTTTCAAATGAATCAAACGAGGAAACGAGAAGACGGCATGCTTTATTTAGAAAATTATTTCTTATTGGTATCCCTAACCTAGTTGTTGCAATTATAGTTTATATATTACTGTAG